One window from the genome of Nicotiana tomentosiformis chromosome 5, ASM39032v3, whole genome shotgun sequence encodes:
- the LOC138892612 gene encoding uncharacterized protein, protein MAYLTKRFQKMSRRNGGFPKRGSSSKPKNYDLCHKCGNPGHFIKGCPLLKQDQYKHNTDKAVKRNLVPDKCFKRKKVTDNVMKQALAAWGDSSSESEEDYDHGDNSMMAVESEAAEYDSIFILMEQSDDDEDDDDDDEVNFLDVQRNLKSYSPKNLYLWKMF, encoded by the coding sequence ATGGCTTACCTGACAAAAAGATTCCAGAAAATGAGTCGCAGAAATGGAGGCTTTCCAAAAAGGGGCAGTTCTAGCAAGCCCAAAAATTATGACCTTTGTCATAAGTGTGGTAATCCAGGACATTTCATCAAGGGTTGTCCTCTCCTCAAGCAAGATCAATACAAACACAACACAGATAAAGCAGTtaagaggaacctggttcctgaCAAATGCTTCAAGAGAAAAAAAGTCACTGACAATGTTatgaaacaagctcttgctgcatggggagactctTCCAGTGAATCTGAAGAAGATTATGATCATGGTGACAACTCCATGATGGCAGTGGAAAGTGAAGCAGCTGAGTATGACTCCATTTTTATCTTGATGGAAcagtctgatgatgatgaagatgacgacgatgatgatgaggtaaattttctAGATGTTCAAAGAAATCTGAAGTCCTATTCTCCTAAAAACTTATATCTCTGGAAAAtgttttaa